The genomic stretch TCTAACTACACAGCCCCTCCTGGTCCGCCCAGTCAGCTCCTGCCTTTGTGTGCCCGGCTTCATGCTGGGCACAGTGAGTGAAAGACCCAGGTGAAAGAGATGGGGCCCCTGCCCTCTGATCTCACAGTCTGTGTAAGGGAGATAAACACATGTCCGTGAAGAGACTTGATGGTATCCGGCAGCAAGTGATGAGTGCCAAGCGGGGCTGCATTACAGAGGATGCTGTCAGGGTAATGAGCGCGCGGGGCCAACATAACCTTCCAGTCTACTGAGCACGAAACCCACTTTCCTGCTGGAGCCTCCTAGAGCAGTTCAAAGAGGTTAAGGGCCAGGGCTATTATTCCTGGTGGGCAGATGAGGGTACTAAAGCTCAGAAAGGCAGGTGGAAAGCCAGGACCCAAACTTTAGAGCCTGTTCCTTTTCTGGCACACCACCCCCTACAGCTCTGTATGGAAGAAAAGCAAGGATTACTTGTTTCCACTTGTCAATAAGAAGTgacttgggacttccttggtggctcagacggtaaagcgtctgtctgcaatgcgggagactcgggtttgagccctgggttgggaagatcctctggagaaggaaatggcaatccactccagtactgttgcctggaaaatcccatggacagaggagcctggtaggctacagtctaaggggtcgcaaatagtcggacaggactgagcgacttcacttgtcCCAAGTTGATGGCAGAAGTAAGTCTTAAATCCAGCTATCTCTACCCCTCTTCCCTGGTTCAGTCCATGATCCCACACTCCCTTTTGTAAGTTTGTATCTCACACTCAAGGCTATATAATGATGAATACAtagactttaaagaaaaataataccccAAGATGACTGCGTACCCCCACCGAGCTGATGAGAAAGAACAGTGCTGCTTATCTGTGCCTCTCTGACCTACCTGACCTCACTGGACTCCTGACACTTGCCTAGTTAGGGGGAATCTTAGGCCAGCAGGACCCTCATAGTATTATTGGGGTAAGCCTGTGATGTCGCCCAATTCTAtcatcagtgcttctcaaatccTGACCAGGCATCAGGATGACCCAGGGAGCGTCTTCAAACTGCAGACTCCCTCCCTTCACTCCTGAAAGATCATGACCCCGGATTCTTAATGTTTAACAAGTTCCTAAGGTCCTTCTACCGAAAGTGTGGTCTTTACCTACCTCCTGGGCgaagttagaaatgcagaatctagGGTGCCTGACGCCTCTGCATCTTAACCAGGTCTCTTGTGATTCTGTGATTTGTTTGCACAGTTGGGGATTTGAGAATTGCTGTCCTAGAGGATCCAGACACTGTGGTTCTGGGATCTCACTTGAAACTCTGCTAATACCACACTTAGAAGACAGAGACTGGCTTCACTCCTGTCCCTGGGTGCTGTTCCTTTTCCAGGAACTTACTCCACTTAagtctggacaaggaaatggcaacccactccagtattgttgcctggagaatcccatggacagaggagcctggtgggttacagtccatggggtcgcaaagagtcagacacggctgagcgagtAACACAACACAACAACAACTCCACTAAGTCAGGCAAGGGGCATggcttttttgttctgttttgttttcttctgatggCAAAAGGTATACATATTCATTATAGAAAACTAAGGAAAAACAGAACCAGTAAACATCCCACCACtcagagattaaattgctaaCATATGAGTGTGTTTTCTTCCAGAGTTTTTTTCTATGCACATGtatattttcccccaaaataaaagcttGCTGTATTTACAGTTCCAAGTCTTGTTTTCATTCAACAGTATATCATAAGCATCTCcccatctttattttatttatttatttttggctacaccatgctgattgtgggatcctagttccctgaccagggattgaacccgtatctcctgcagtggaagttcagagtcctaactactggactgcctgGGGATTCCCTCTCCATCTTTAAagctttttcaaaaaataattttaataactgaTAGTCCATCATTTGAGTATAgccattatttaatttttgaagtCTTTCCCAGTTGTCCACTATTACAGTTAACACTGAGGTGATCAGCACTGTTAACAGCTCCCCACCACAGGGTGCCCACAAGTGGAATCCGGGCTTCAAGGTCAAGCTGGAGCCCCTGTATAGCCCTATCTGCATTTACCCTTTCTCAGGCATTGCAACTTACTGTCTTTAAAAACGTTCCCACTTTAATAGGTGAAAATGAACATCTGTGTTTTGATGTGCATTTGGTTTTGTGAAGTAGaatagtttttttgtttcttggcgGTTTACATTTCAGCTCCTGACTGTAAGGCAAGGGCTTTCAAAATGCTTCTCACTTCACATCAAAATAAACTTCAGGTATTCAGGTCTCTGGTTATGGTGCAGACCTTTCCAGCCCTATCTTCATCATAGCCCTGGGCTGAGATCATACGGTAGGAGTGTGTCCTTGAGAGAAATGAATTGAACAGTAAATGGTAACAGTTGTAACTGAGTGGTGTTCAGAGCACCTATTAATGTGCCTGCATTGTGTGGGCCAGTCTCACAGACGTTATTGGTTCCACCCTCAGAACAGCCCTTCCAGCGAGGGACTATCTCCCCACCGTACAGAGAGAGACCCTAGGGCTCAGAGGGGATCCTCGGTCTAGCAAATGGAGGAACTGACCCAACCAGAGACAGTTAGGTTCTCTTAACCCGGGTGGAGAGGGCGCCCTCACTCGAGGTCCGAGGTCCGGAGAGTGGATGGAGGGGCAGCCGTCAGCTCCCCGCTCCAGCACTCTCCCTCCTCCCGCAGACGGGGAGCCCATCTCGACCGATGTCATAGTCCTGGGCCGCACCAACCTACTCATCACCAGCGCGCAGCCCCGCCACTCTGGCGTCTACGTCTGCAGAGCTAACAAGCCCCGCACGCGGGACTTCGCCACCGCAGCCGCCGAGCTCCGCGTGCTGGGTGAGGAGGGGTGGAGGGTGAGATGGGGCAAAGGACCGGGGAGCAGGTGTAGGGGGAGACTGCATTGCGGCGGATTAGCGGGGCCTGAGCGCGGGAGGAATAGGAAGTGGGGAAACGGACAAGTGGGCGTGTCAGAGGCGACGGCGGAGAATGAAAAGGGAAGATAAGGTAGAGGGGGGCGGGGTCCCAGCACCTGGGGAGGAGTCCTTCGTAAGGGAGTGGGGTGCCTTGGAGGGGACAGACTAGGTAGTTAGAGGAGACAAGTGTGGGAGGAGATTGGAGGACGGAgttgaggaagaggagaggggtgATAAAGGGCATTGCTTGGGTTATTGGAGAGGTGGTCTGGGTGGGACCCGGGTAATGTGGGGAAGGATGAGAGTGAGGTTATTGGGGGCGGGGAGTACATCTGATAGGTGTGGGGTCCTGGGAGGTAGGGGAGGCGGAATAAGTGCGGGAGAAGGGTTAGATCCTGGAGAAGCCAGGGTATTTGGGGAGGCCGAGGAGGCCTGGAGAGAATGGTTAGTGTAGGGCCGGGGTAGAAGGAGGAAGCGAGCTAGAGCTGCGCTGCTGAGGGTATTTTGGGGGGACGGGAGAATCAGGGAGAGGTGAGAATGAGTGAGGGGCTGCGGGAGTCCCTTGGGTATTTGGAGGCGTTTCAGGCCTCTAGCGGCGGGAGCGCGCAGTCAGCGTCCCTCTCCGGTCCCCCAGCCGCTCCAGTCATCTCGCAGGCGCCGGAGGCGCTGTCGCGGACGCGGGCCAGCACCGCGCGCTTCGTGTGCCGCGCGTCCGGCGAGCCGCGGCCGTGGCTGCGCTGGCTGCACGACGGGGCGCCGCTGAGACCCAACGGGCGCGTCAAGGTGCAGGGCGGCGGCGGCAGCCTGGTCATCACGCAGATCCGCCTGCAGGACGCCGGCTACTACCAGTGCGTGGCCGAGAACGGCGCGGGAACTGCGTGCGCCGCTGCGCCGCTGGCGGTCGTGGTGCGCGAGGGGCTCCCCAGCGCCCCCACGCGGGTCACCGCCACGCCGCTGAGCAGCTCCGCCGTGCTGGTGGCCTGGGAGCGGCCCGAGCTCCACAGCGAGCAGATCATCGGCTTCTCCCTGCACTACCAGAAGGCGCGGGGTGCGTCTGCCCAGCAAAGGCCTACTGCAGGGCGTGCCTCCGCGGTGGGGGGTAGGGACGGGCACAGGCTGGATGATTGAAGGCTGCCTTTGGGATaggatgggatggggtgagagACCTGTGTGCAGATGTGGGTTAGCGCATTTCCCCTTCAGCGAGAGGAGCAGCGAGAGGATGCTTCTCCCAGGGAAAATGCCTTGGCACTCCTGGAGCCAGCTTGTTAATTGCAGCAGGAGTCACTTCAGTTACACGCTAGAAAAGACTTCTAACCAGTGGGAGGAACTAATACAGCGGGACTAGATGTCAGGGGAGTCTGTAGTCTCCTACTCAGATTATCTGGAATGATTTAGCTAGAAAGAGGCTATTTCAGGGACTGGACAACATGAAGGATTCCCTAGACAGCTTTGAGCAGGGAAGCCTCTGGCGGTGGCCCTGTGACAGACACTTTGTCCCCTAACCCACTCAGGCGTGGACAATGTGGAATACCAGTTTGCAGTGAACAATGACACCACTGAGCTACAGGTTCGCGACCTGGAACCCAACACAGACTACGAGTTCTACGTGGTGGCCTACTCGCAGCTGGGGGCCAGCCGCACCTCCTCCCCAGCACTGGTCCACACACTGGATGATGGTAGGGCCTCTGCACCTGCCGTGGGCACCTTGggccccagggaattccctggggatAGTAGCTTAGTTTCTCTTAACTCCTGTACGCCAAGGTGATTTTACCTGCCTTGTGCCATCTTTTGTGCCCTGTAAAAGAGTGGGCAAGGGTTCATCTCCCTAATTTGCagttggagaaactgaggcccagaaagtgagtgacttgcccaaggtcaataGTGCAGCTGGGACTTGAGCCCAGGTTTCATGACTGCCTGTAATCAGGTGGCCCTTCGCTGCACCCAGGTACCATCCAGTCAGACAGGAGCCAGTGACAGTCTGCTGGATGTAGGAGACTGTGCTGGGGGAATGTCCTGGGAAGGCTGTCCCATCCTCTCCAGCTTGGGGCTCCCCTGAGAGGCTCCCTTTCCTCCCTCAGATCCTGGTCCTGGGCCTACTtctgacttgctgtgtgacctgggcaagTCTCTGGCCGCTCCTGGGCCTCACCTTCCACGTCGGTGGAGCAGAGCTCATGCTGATGTTCTTCTGTCTCAGTCCCCAGTGCAGCACCCCAGctctccctgtccagccccaaCCCCTCGGACATCAGGGTGGCGTGGCTGCCCCTGCCTCCCAGCCTGAGCAATGGGCAGGTGGTGAAGTACAAGATAGAGTACGGTTTGGGAAAGGAAGGTGAGTGGGGGCAGGAATCAGTGAGGTGAGGGGTCGGTCAGAGCAGCTGGTGGAGTAGGGCAAGGTAAATCTAGAAAAGGGGAAGGTGGGCTGGGGGTTGAGAGGGCAGGAGTGGAAGAAAAGGCTCAATCAGAGGGCTCGCTCAAGACAGGGGTAGGGCTGGGGGCTAGCCCCACCTTCTGTACAGCGTAATCTGACAGTCCCTACTGCAGGCTCCTTGTCTGTGAAGTGAGGCAGGTGACCTAGGTAATCCCTGGGGTCCCTCCCAGCTTAGAAGTGATAGGGAGGTGCAGGGCTTGCTTGTGGGATTGAGGGAAATGAGGCATGGGTGAGGTGTTAGGACAGATGTCAAGAATCTCGGGGAGGAGGAATGAAATTGATGAAGACACAGGAGAAAGCAATTGGCTGGGGGCCAGGGGGCCAGggcgaggagggagggaagggtgaGGAAGGGAGCTTGGGTGGTCGATAGGGCTCTGGAAGAGGCGGTGCTTGGTGGCTTCACAGTCAGCCCCTCGGGCCCATGCCCTGGTGTGTGTGGGCTGGCTCCTGGGGCAGTGGGGAGCGTGTGCCCTGATTCTCCCCACTATGAGCCCAGGCTCATGGCTGGCATCAGCCAGGGTCAGAGGCCTGGGCATTCACTGAAGCATGGAGTCCATCCAGGCACTGAGGGGTCAGGGCCTGAGGTGGAAGAGTCAGTGTAGGGGGGTTTAGGAGTTCTTAAGGGGGCCACCCAGAGCCAGTGTCTTCTGTCCCAGCAGATCAGATTTTCTCCACCGAGATGCCGGGGAATGAGACGCAGTTTACGCTGAACTCGCTTCAGCCCAACAAGGTGTATCGAGTGCGGATTTCAGCTGGCACAGGGGCTGGCTACGGGGTGCCCTCCCAGTGGATGCAGCACAGGACGCCCAGTGTGCACAACCAGAGCCATGGTATGGGGTCAGAGGAGACAGGTGGGGTGATGTGAGTGACTGTGTGGGCGTTTGGGAGCCCTTGGAACCCAGACCGAACCACCCCCTGCATGAGAGATCTACCGTGGCTGCCCCTGCTCGATGGGTGAAGAGGCAAAGGGCTGGCGTTTGCAGACCCCTGGGCTCATGTATCCCTTCCATCTGCTGTGTGACCTCTAAGACTTCACTTACTACTGCCAGGTGTATCATGAAGATTAATTAAtataaacaaaagtttaataCATAATTAGAACTGGTTAAGTAGTAGCaaataggggacttccctggcagtccagtggttaagaagccatgCTTCcacagcaggagacacaggtttgatccctggctggggaactaagattcccatgtgctgcacagcacagctgggaaaaaataaatagtagCTGCTTCTGTGATTATGACTGTTGTGGGTTTTGTTGAAAGGCCCAATAAACCAATGTTGAGTGGTTAAATGAAGACAAAACCTGGCATACATACTATCTgtcatcttgggcaagttactggacttctctaagcctcagttttcttatctgtaaaatagggacacTAGTAGTTTTGTTATTTTGTAGGGTTGTGagaataaagttaaaatacatGCTCTGAAGTTCTTAGGACAGCATCAGACACACAGTGAGCCAACCCACTCTCAGGCTCCAAGGAGGTCTCCCCCCTTCGGTGGCTCCATCcctccttcctggcttcagcaACCCCTCTGATCCCCTTGCCTGCTAGTGCCCATGCCTTCATCCCTTCAGAAGATTTATAGAGCCCTCCTCTAAGTCAGGTATTAACAGCCCTGCCCCAGAAGTGCTCTTGGCCAACCTCTTTGCAAACACCCAGGAGATGTCCCCGCGTTCCCAGCACTCTGGGCTTATGGAATAGTGAGTTCTCCTCTAGACCCAGCCTGGGCCTGACCCTTaggctggtggctgagtggtgagGTATATTGGGAGAACTCTGGCAAGGGCCTCACTCAGTGCTGTCTTCCTGCTTTCTGCTTCCCCAtgcttcttccctcctcccttccccggcctccccttcttccttcttcattctctcactcctcctcccttcctgctcctctgcccccagtccctttTGCACCCACAGAGCTGAAGGTACGGGCAAGGATGGAGTCCCTGGTTGTGTCCTGGCAGCCACCCCCGCACCCCGCCCAGATCTCTGGCTACAAGCTGTACTGGCGAGAGGTGGGagcggaggaggaggagatggacagTGAGAGCCCTCCAGGGGGCCGTGGAGACCAGGCTTGGGATGTGGGGCCCGTCCGGCTCAAGAAGAAAGTGAAGCAGTATGAACTGACCCAGCTAGGTGAGGAGGGCCGCCTGGGAGGGGATGAGATGGACACAGGTCCAGCACTGGGCTGGACAAGCTGGGCTGGTGGTTGGAGATGGAATCTCTCAGGGGACGCGAGAATGACCCCGGAGGTTCCTCTAACCAGCGAGTGACCCCCATGGCCTTCCCCAGTCCCTGGCCGGCTGTACGAGGTGAAGCTCGTGGCGTTCAACAAACATGAGGATGGCTATGCGGCAGTGTGGAAGGGCAAGACGGAGAAGGCCCCCACCCCAGGTGAGGAGGCTGGGGAAGCGGAGAGGGAGGGCTTGGTCAGCAGGGCTGCGCGTGGcctcctttccctctcctccGGGCCGGCCCTCGTGGGCAGGCCGTCTGGAAGTTTCAGCCACCTACAAACCTGTTCTACTGGCTTGTTTAGATCACAGGGAGAAGCTCCCGCTTCTGCCTTATAGGTCCATGTTTTCATTATCCATGAGCAGTGCTAATTTGGAAGGTTTGGACAGAGAGAAACCCAATGGTTCATCAGTGACTTCTGGCCCCAAGTTTAacctttaaacaatttttaagatGACCCACCTTCATCACAGTATCTCTCAGATTATTCCTCTGCTCTAGGCAGGGAGGGTATCCCTATGTGGCCctccaggaaactgaggctcagagtcgGTTCAGGCTACTGTAACAAAACATCATAAGCTGAGTAGCTTACACAACCAACATTGACTTCTCACTGCTTTGGagcctgggaaatccaagatcaaggcctGAGCCGAGTCAGTGTCTGGTGAAGacccacttcctggttcatagaccaTAGGCCATCTTCTCGCTATGTCCTCACAGGGCAGAACGAGGTCTAGAGAGTTCCctagggtctcttttataagggcactgtTATGGACAAAAAATCTGTGTCCCCCAGAATCCATACGTTGAAACCCTACCCTCCAGTGTGATGTATTAGGAGGTAATTAGGATTAGATGATGTCATGAGGGTGGAACCCTCATGAATGGGGTTTGCACCCTTTTAAAAGTCACAAAGAGCTTGCTTCCCTTTTCTGCCCTGAAGATACAATGAAAAGTTGATAATCTATAACCCAGTAGAGGGCCTTCACCAAAACTTGATCTCAGACTCtgaaattgtgaaaaataaatttctgttgtttaccacccagtctgtggttgTTATAGCGGCCCAAACAGACAGGACTACACCATATGTTCAAATTTCAAAATAGGAACTTTGTGGGGGAACACAGACCTTCATTCCATGACACTTCTATatactttacaaatattaactaGTTTAATCCTCTTAACAACCCTATGAAATGTACATACTATTATTAGCCCCACTGATGGAATAGAGAATggaaacacagagaggttaattaacttCTCCATAGTCACACAGCCAGTACATGGCAGAGTTGGAATTTGAATCAGGACAGCCTGGCTCCAGAATCTATGCTCATAATTACCATGACTTGCTGCCTCTCTCTCTTACATTCTTACATACTAGTGTTCCATAGTCTGCTTGCTGTATGCCCTTGGCCAAAATCACTGAAATCCttgggggcctcagtttcctcatctgtgaagtggaaaTAAAGCATTATTCCCAACTCACAGTATCACAAGTGAAGGGTAAAAGAAAGTGCCTTGGGAACTGCAAACCACAGTACATATTTCCAGATGAGtgtcttccctcccttcccagacCTGCCCGTCCAGAGGGGACCGCCCTTGCCCCCTGCCCATGTCCATGCGGAATCAAACAGCTCTACCTCCATTTGGCTTCGGTGGAAAAAGCCAGACTTCACCACAGTCAAGATTGTCAACTACACTGTGCGCTTCAGCCCGTGGGGGCTCAGGAATGCCTCTCTGGTCACCTATTACACCAGGTGGGAAGAGGGGCTGTGAAGGAGCCGAGCGGAAGGGGAGAGGGCAGCAGGCAGTGACGAAGAGAGGGGCCTGAGGGTTCAGGGACATTCCATGACTCAGGTGTTAGACTGGGGGCACACTGAGAGTCTGATGGCCTGGTGGCGACAGATGGGAAAGGAGAGCCCATCCAGTCCTGTCCCCTCATGGGGGGGGGGCTCAACCCTGGGAGACATCATGCAGGACAGACCTATTTCTTCAGTCTCAGGTGATGGGGAAGAGACAGCCCAGCTGCTGTCTTGAGAGGCCCCCCGTTGGATGGGGAGTCAGAGACCTCTTGGTCTCTGTTGTTTGGCAGACAAAACAAAGCATAAAAAGCAATAGATACGTATTAATACAATTGCAGCTGAAGGAAAAGGTATGCATCTTTTCCTTTAAGTCAAGGAGAAGATGCATCAGAGAGGATTCTTCGGGTGGAGAATGACGTGGATTAACCCAGGAATATTTCTTGAAAGAGGGGCCCTGGCTTGGGGATTGGACTTGGAATCTGATATATACGTCCATCCATCCACATCTCTCTGCAGGTCTCTGGATGGTGTTGGTGGCCCCAGTGTCAGGGAGCAGATTCCCTGCCCGAGGCAGGGGTTGGGGCTGGGTTGGGGGAGGAGACTTGAAGGGGCCTGAGAGCCCCAGTTGCATTTCTTACCTCTGCAGCTCTGGAGAAGACATCCTCATTGGCGGGCTGAAGCCGTTCACCAAATACGAGTTTGCGGTACAGTCTCATGGCGTGGACATGGACGGGCCTTTCGGCTCCGTGGTAGAGCGCTCCACCCTTCCTGACCGTGAGTGGCCCCTCAGCCCCTTGACCACAAGTCCATCTTTCACCAAACTCCTTGCCCCAGCAGCCCTCTTCTGAAATGCCCCCCAGAACCCCGTAAGTTTCTGTCACTCGCTTGGCATTTATGCTGGCAGTTCAGTGCTGGTCTTAACCATTTACTCACAGGCATGATCACGTGAGGTTTAGAGGAGCGGTTTCTTTTAAGAGGCTGTGCTGAGACCTCACTGAGCTGTGAAGAGGGCTGGCTCTGGAACCAGGCGTCCTGGACTCTGCGTTTGGGTCCCCAGCGTGCCCCTGACACACAGGGAGACCTAGGCAGGCCCCTTCCCCAGCAGGGCTTCTgggtcctcatctgtaaaaagggaaGGTGGGACCATGAGCTCTGCAGGTCTGTGACTCTGGAATCCTCTGGAAACGCATCTGGAGACAAGTGGCTCTTTGTCCTCACAGCACAGCCTCTTAGGTTCTGCTGACGAGACAGCTCCCCATTCTATCAGCAGACCTTTGTTTCTGATCTGAGATAAGAAGACGTGTGTAGGGTAGGGTGGGGAGGCCATCCACCCTCATGAATgcgcttttaaaaaaaaaatgcttacaaaTTGTTTCTCACATACCCATGACCTCAGCTCAGGTGCCTTTAGtccctcagccgtgtccaactctgctcctcacggaccgaggagcctggccatgggattctccaggcaacagtactggagtgggttgccattccttctccaagggatcttcccgatccagagatcggacgtggatctcctgcactgcaggcagtttctttactgtctgagccaccagggaagcccaagagctcCGCTTATCATGGTCTTGCACGTGGAGTTTAGCGAGCCTCAGTGTTTTCTCAGGGGAGACCATGACATGGAATCCCCAGCTCAATTGACCTGATTACAGAGGGGGgaatattttctcctttcacaGATGGGGAGACCAGAGCCTGAGAAGTGGGGAGTCACCTAGGGCCATTGAGGGTTCTGACAGCCCATGGTGCTGTGGCCTTTTTAAGCCTTACAGCCCTGGGtccccatctcactctctgttggGCCTTGAAAACCTGAGCtcccaaatttctgttgtttcccaaCTCACTAGACACCTTTtgtctctcctttcttccctcccttcctcattCACTCCTGCCCCGCTCCCGCCCCCGTCAActtctctgaaaacaaaacacaaagcctTTCAAGGTGGTACTTCTCACATGAGGATCCCTGTGACTCTTAAGGTCCTGGACCCGGGCAGGCATACATGGAGGCTATACAGGGCATCAACCAATTTTACTGAAGATTTGGGGTGGCAAGGGGAGTTAGGAACTTTATATTATATAGATATTAAATGTTACCATGGAAGAGATGAGTTTAAATGAAATGTGAGCCTTCCAAAAACTTTTGAGCTCTGCCCCCAGGTCCCCTGAGGACCAGCCAACCATCCTCAGCCCTTGGAAGTATTCGGGTGTGGAAATTTGAGGCGCTCTGCTTGAAAGAGTGGAAGAGAATTTCTAAGAGGGGCAGAATGGTGGCAAAGCCCCCCTCCCTAACTGTTTTCCAGGAATTCCCCAGTGAGAGACCCGACCTCATTTTGCTTCGTGGTCTGTGGTTTGTTCCAGTAAAGGCGGAAGCAAGGAGGCCATGCCTTCACACTCTGGCGCCCAGCTGCACCCACAGCTGGGGCTGTCAGTGACCCTGCCTCTCCCGTCTCCTCCCCTGACACCCAGGGCCCTCGACACCCCCATCCGACCTGCGCCTGAGCCCCCTGACACCATCCACTGTCCGGCTGCATTGGTGCCCCCCGACGGAGCCCAATGGGGAGATCGTGGAGTATCTGATTCTCTACAGCAACAACCACACCCAGCCCGAGCACCAGTGGACCCTGCTCACCACAGAGGGTGAGTGCCCTCACCCCAGGACCTCTGAGTGTTTCCCCCCACCCCTTTCCAGCCTCCCCAGTGGCTGGGTTAGTACTGAGACAGCCACGGAGGTTTGTTCTAGGAGGAGCAGGCAGAAGCTGCTGCCTGGGTGAGAGCAGCAGGTCTTCCCAGGGCCACTTCCCAGCCCAGCACTGCAGGCCACCCCCACCCGGGTCACCAACCCTGCTCTCCTTGGCTCCCCCGCCCCCAGGAAACATCTTCAGTGCTGAGGTCCACGGCCTCGAGAGCGACACTAGGTACTTCTTCAAGATGGGGGCACGCACAGAGGTGGGGCCTGGGCCCTTCTCTGGCCTGCAGGATGTGATTACTCTCCAGGAGAAGCTCTCAGGTAAGAGGTGGAAAGGGAGGAAGGGGTGGGCTCCATCCTGGGGCAGCCCAAGCtctccagaggcccccagagctggCTTCTAATCCTGAAGTCATCTCCTCCAAGGCCTTGGGTTCAGGCACATGTTGTTGGACAGCTGCCCTCTCTATTtggtgtgaaagtgttagttgctcagtcatgtctgactttttgtaacgtcatggactgtaggctcctctgtccatggaatcctccaggcaagagtactggagtggctagccattcccttctccaggggatcttcttgacccagggaccgaacccagcaCTTCTGCATTataggtgattctttaccacctgaaccaccagggaagcctggtgtggagaGGACAAATTTGAAGGGGAAATAGGTGAGGTTCAGTGGTAATTCAGTCGAAAGGTCTGATTTGTGGGAGACTGACTTGGTTTCTTTGGGAGCTTACTTTCACTGGAGAACTGGCTTGAAGAGGCGATGAGCTTTGTATGGTGGAGGTCTTAGGCCATGAGACTGTCTACACCGTAATTTGCAGGGCCCAGTGTGAAAGGAAAATGTGGGACCcctgattaaaaaatgaagaagacagacttccctggcagtctagtggttaagactccacactcgcTCTGGacggggcatgggttcgatccctggtcagggaactaagatcccaaatgccgcacagcagccacaaaagaaaaaaatatcctgtgtgccacagctaagacctagcataaccaaataaatacatttttttttaatgggcaagaATTTCAAGGTGgtgacagcagagcattaaaccaagccCAGAGCCCTTCTAAGCATGGGCCACGTGCCACTGCATGTGTTACACACCTG from Capra hircus breed San Clemente chromosome 10, ASM170441v1, whole genome shotgun sequence encodes the following:
- the IGDCC4 gene encoding immunoglobulin superfamily DCC subclass member 4 isoform X2 encodes the protein MSRGDAGRGSGLIALTFCLLTARGEQPLPQETTVSLSCGAGPLQVILGPEQALVLDCSLGAAATGPPTSITWSKDGGALPEHEHLRLLPNGSLWLSQLPTVDGADEADPGAPEVIEGSYSCLAHGPLGVMASQAAVVKLATLAGFSLHPESQTVEENGTARFQCQIEGLPTPIITWEKDRVTVPEEPRLITLPNGVLQILDVQEGDAGSYRCVATNSAHQRFSQEALLRVAHRGSLASAGGQDVVIVAAPENTTVVSGQSVVMECVASADPTPFVSWVRQDGEPISTDVIVLGRTNLLITSAQPRHSGVYVCRANKPRTRDFATAAAELRVLAAPVISQAPEALSRTRASTARFVCRASGEPRPWLRWLHDGAPLRPNGRVKVQGGGGSLVITQIRLQDAGYYQCVAENGAGTACAAAPLAVVVREGLPSAPTRVTATPLSSSAVLVAWERPELHSEQIIGFSLHYQKARGVDNVEYQFAVNNDTTELQVRDLEPNTDYEFYVVAYSQLGASRTSSPALVHTLDDVPSAAPQLSLSSPNPSDIRVAWLPLPPSLSNGQVVKYKIEYGLGKEDQIFSTEMPGNETQFTLNSLQPNKVYRVRISAGTGAGYGVPSQWMQHRTPSVHNQSHVPFAPTELKVRARMESLVVSWQPPPHPAQISGYKLYWREVGAEEEEMDSESPPGGRGDQAWDVGPVRLKKKVKQYELTQLVPGRLYEVKLVAFNKHEDGYAAVWKGKTEKAPTPDLPVQRGPPLPPAHVHAESNSSTSIWLRWKKPDFTTVKIVNYTVRFSPWGLRNASLVTYYTSSGEDILIGGLKPFTKYEFAVQSHGVDMDGPFGSVVERSTLPDRPSTPPSDLRLSPLTPSTVRLHWCPPTEPNGEIVEYLILYSNNHTQPEHQWTLLTTEGNIFSAEVHGLESDTRYFFKMGARTEVGPGPFSGLQDVITLQEKLSDSLDVHSVTGIIVGVCLGLLCLLACMCAGLRRSPHREALPGLSSSATAGNPALYSRARLAPPSPPAVHELESLVHPRPQDWSPPPSDIEDRAEVHSLMGGGASAARGHSKRKISWAQPGGPSWAGSWAGCELPQAGPMPSLTRALLPPAGTGQTLLLQALVYEAIKGNGRKKPPPACGNQVEAEVIVHSDFSASNGTPDLHLQDLEPEDSLPSEAPDLTSSVVDLSQGEDWLDREPGGCEQAAPGPDRLTCLPEAASDTCPYSDLQSSEALEEAPGNNCQPKAPCPPGASPSLPKAPVPSSST